From a single Cytophagales bacterium WSM2-2 genomic region:
- a CDS encoding DNA repair protein, protein MEKGEQHKYEVAEIHLSYTSHVKASSRVKIMNSKDAYDVLLQNWDSNYIEFVEQFKVLLLNKASKVLGLFEVSSGGSTGTVADPRLIFAAAIKANACRIIIAHNHPSGSVKPSEADIALTKKLREGGRFLDIEILDHIILSKEAFYSFADEGIM, encoded by the coding sequence ATGGAGAAAGGAGAACAACACAAATACGAGGTTGCGGAAATTCATCTTTCCTATACTTCACACGTCAAGGCTTCATCGAGGGTCAAGATTATGAATTCGAAAGATGCTTATGATGTACTTCTACAAAACTGGGACAGTAATTACATTGAATTTGTAGAACAGTTCAAAGTACTGCTACTGAATAAGGCAAGCAAAGTGCTCGGTCTTTTTGAGGTTTCCTCTGGTGGTTCAACTGGTACTGTTGCCGATCCTAGACTAATCTTTGCAGCAGCGATCAAAGCAAATGCCTGTAGGATTATAATAGCGCACAACCATCCATCAGGTAGTGTTAAGCCAAGCGAAGCTGATATCGCACTCACCAAGAAACTTAGGGAGGGAGGAAGATTTCTTGATATAGAAATATTGGATCACATCATTTTATCGAAGGAAGCATTTTATTCATTTGCAGATGAGGGGATAATGTAG